A part of Aegilops tauschii subsp. strangulata cultivar AL8/78 chromosome 2, Aet v6.0, whole genome shotgun sequence genomic DNA contains:
- the LOC109785387 gene encoding disease resistance protein PIK6-NP-like: protein MGKILKKCGGLPMAIVSIAGLLASYKSSESKDMWERVRRSIGSQMESHPTLEGMKQIVTLSYNHLHYYLKGCMMYLSIFPEDYIFAKNRLLKRWIAEGLVAERGLTLMEVAEAYYNELVSRSMIDRADDIVTNYDGREERCRVHDMVLEVMVSKSLEANFASLVGGPYEGMSYGSIRRLAIHGGEDLAPVDPPSNKIAASHDRKNGIEGLKMEHVRSLSMFDLKGQKQVLDRLDEFSLLRVLDLEDCMGIEDKHLRHVCRMYLLRFLSMKGTNIGNMPEEVGELENLETLDVRDTKLTDLPATVSNLEKLEHLQMYHKEYIYQKSWIARRGLGRMKALRMANAVTFGAESLSKLYSLRCLIIHRSDGPYCPDENVLNFLHGINPAPRLLQYLSIYAGIDRLPEWVSSLNNLVEMCFCWTYFVDDQLFGPICQLPKLKYLRMDTFYKGKELVAKSAHTFPALEYLSLVFDDEGMEVLQFEENTMTKLETLYLKIRRSESRKVEGMENLASLKEVQLEGPKGNRAMHRAVEQLKTLNEKHQGSNQIKVAVKYE from the exons ATGggcaaaattttgaaaaaatgtgGTGGGCTGCCCATGGCAATTGTTAGCATTGCGGGCCTCTTGGCGAGCTATAAATCATCAGAGAGCAAAGATATGTGGGAAAGAGTTCGCAGGTCGATTGGTTCTCAGATGGAGAGCCACCCAACCCTTGAGGGGATGAAGCAGATTGTTACTCTCAGCTATAACCACCTGCACTATTATCTCAAGGGTTGCATGATGTACCTTAGTATTTTCCCCGAGGATTATATATTCGCCAAGAATCGGCTCTTGAAGAGATGGATCGCAGAAGGACTGGTTGCTGAGCGGGGTTTGACCTTAATGGAGGTTGCAGAAGCCTACTACAACGAGTTGGTGAGTAGGAGCATGATTGATCGGGCTGATGATATAGTCACTAACTACGATGGGAGGGAGGAGAGGTGCCGGGTACACGACATGGTACTTGAGGTCATGGTGTCCAAATCCCTGGAGGCTAACTTTGCTAGCCTAGTAGGTGGCCCATACGAAGGTATGTCGTACGGTAGCATTCGTCGCTTGGCCATTCATGGCGGAGAAGATTTAGCACCCGTGGACCCTCCATCCAATAAAATTGCAGCATCACATGATAGGAAGAATGGCATTGAGGGGCTGAAGATGGAGCATGTCCGATCACTGAGCATGTTTGACCTCAAAGGTCAAAAACAGGTGCTTGATCGTCTGGACGAGTTCAGCCTGCTCAGGGTACTTGATCTGGAAGACTGCATGGGCATTGAAGACAAGCATCTGAGGCATGTCTGCCGGATGTACCTGCTAAGGTTCTTGAGCATGAAAGGTACAAATATCGGAAACATGCCTGAAGAAGTCGGTGAGCTAGAGAATTTAGAGACACTTGATGTTCGTGATACAAAGCTTACAGATTTACCGGCAACTGTGTCAAATCTAGAGAAACTGGAACACCTGCAAATGTACCACAAGGAATACATTTACCAAAAGTCTTGGATTGCACGCAGGGGCCTGGGTAGGATGAAGGCACTGCGGATGGCGAATGCAGTAACTTTTGGAG CCGAGTCCCTGAGCAAGTTGTATTCCCTCCGGTGCCTCATCATTCATCGAAGTGATGGCCCATATTGTCCGGACGAGAATGTATTGAACTTTCTACATGGCATCAACCCAGCGCCGCGGCTCCTACAGTATCTTAGCATTTACGCTGGCATTGACAGATTGCCCGAGTGGGTCAGTTCACTCAATAATCTTGTTGAGATGTGCTTTTGTTGGACATACTTTGTTGATGACCAACTATTCGGCCCAATATGTCAGCTGCCCAAGCTGAAGTACTTACGCATGGACACGTTCTACAAGGGTAAAGAGCTGGTTGCAAAAAGTGCCCACACCTTTCCGGCACTCGAGTACCTGTCCctggtcttcgatgatgaaggtATGGAAGTTCTTCAATTTGAGGAAAACACAATGACAAAGCTCGAGACACTCTATTTGAAAATTCGTCGCAGCGAGTCTAGGAAAGTGGAAGGCATGGAGAATTTGGCAAGCCTTAAAGAGGTGCAGCTTGAAGGTCCGAAAGGCAACCGTGCAATGCACCGTGCAGTGGAGCAACTAAAGACACTGAATGAGAAGCACCAAGGATCCAATCAGATCAAGGTTGCAGTGAAATACGAGTGA